In the Colletotrichum lupini chromosome 1, complete sequence genome, one interval contains:
- a CDS encoding LCCL domain-containing protein: MGAGDGPRVGDRPFKDMDDDYDASSRRSADEEAQFLAEGEEGYELEESTSSTPSLLSQQKFGPHVPHKRHCLAGPQPPRVHVIRPVLPAVQEAPPRLLDLVAPTPRRKAVVVAVFLALWAVAFSIPLASSRAIRDGLGREVINLDCGDTLWRFKNGCGLDGADCRPFTNSSFSFRCPANCMAHKLLNPHAVGDREIVYQPLVVGDEIYRGDSMICASAIHAGIVTDLSGGCGRLHRVGQHAGFNSTTKNGVETVPFDSYFPLSYNLTSDPSLQCGKRDPRQALLPTSMFFTSIFSLFTTSPAWQFFVSFVGIFAHVSFGSDPPTASRHAASVLPDRISKFTGRLLPALFCAAVLYRLCVRRTLTDVRAQFEKTALWLGGFWFGALSNYTFGWMPIQRLTAHDIEHQPGAKPALALILIILTFVMAKQVYFFWLEGRLPRFLALYALFLAAVIVGVSIPGVDLRVHHYIMAFCLLPGTSMQTRTSLFYQGMLLGLFVNGIARWGFDSVLQTPDELREDGPFNSLLPQIAKPIFSTGSFEPSVTFSWLVPPNIANEFDGISALVNDVERFRYYFADGPVDNEFVWLRKAKMVLPEYFRFAYMKDGVTLDYTQAGTWFSNGSWVMPS, encoded by the coding sequence CGGAGCGCCGACGAGGAGGCACAGTTCCTAgccgaaggagaagaaggctaCGAGCTCGAGGAGAGCACATCCAGCACGCCCTCGCTGCTCTCGCAGCAAAAGTTCGGCCCTCACGTCCCCCACAAGCGGCACTGCCTCGCCGGACCTCAACCGCCGCGCGTACATGTCATCCGGCCCGTCCTGCCCGCTGTCCAGGAAGCGCCGCCGCGTCTGCTGGACCTCGTGGCGCCGACGCCGCGCCGAAAGGCCGTCGTCGTTGCCGTGTTCCTGGCGCTGTGGGCCGTCGCCTTCTCCATTCCACTCGCGTCGTCCCGGGCGATCAGGGATGGGCTCGGTAGGGAAGTCATTAACCTGGACTGCGGCGACACCCTTTGGCGCTTCAAAAATGGGTGCGGGCTTGACGGTGCCGACTGCAGGCCCTTTACGAACTCTTCATTTTCTTTCAGGTGTCCGGCAAACTGCATGGCTCACAAGTTGTTGAACCCCCACGCCGTCGGTGACCGGGAGATCGTCTACCAGCCGCTGGTCGTAGGCGACGAGATCTACCGCGGCGACTCCATGATTTGCGCTTCAGCGATCCACGCAGGCATCGTGACGGACCTGAGCGGAGGCTGCGGCCGTCTTCATCGTGTCGGCCAGCACGCAGGGTTCAATAGCACGACTAAGAACGGCGTCGAGACCGTTCCGTTTGACTCGTACTTCCCGCTGTCGTACAACCTCACTTCGGACCCGTCCCTTCAGTGCGGCAAGCGTGACCCCCGCCAGGCTCTTCTACCGACATCCATGTTCTTCACCTCCATCTTTTCCCTCTTCACGACGAGCCCGGCGTGGCAGTTCTTCGTCTCCTTTGTCGGCATCTTTGCCCATGTCAGCTTCGGCTCCGATCCGCCCACAGCATCGCGGCACGCTGCCTCCGTCCTGCCGGATCGTATCTCTAAGTTCACCGGCCGTCTGCTTCCTGCACTCTTCTGCGCCGCCGTGCTCTACCGACTCTGCGTCAGACGAACCCTCACAGATGTGAGGGCCCAGTTCGAGAAGACGGCGCTCTGGTTGGGAGGGTTCTGGTTCGGCGCGCTGTCGAACTATACATTTGGATGGATGCCGATCCAGCGCCTCACGGCACACGACATTGAGCACCAGCCTGGCGCCAAGCCCGCGCTGGCTCTCATCTTGATCATCCTGACCTTTGTGATGGCCAAGCAGGTCTACTTCTTCTGGCTCGAGGGGAGACTACCTCGGTTTCTTGCGCTCTATGCGCTTTTCCTGGCTGCCGTCATTGTCGGCGTCTCAATTCCGGGCGTGGACCTCCGCGTGCACCATTACATCATGGCATTCTGTCTGCTCCCTGGTACCAGCATGCAGACGCGGACGTCTCTGTTCTACCAGGGGATGCTGCTGGGCCTCTTCGTCAACGGCATCGCGCGATGGGGCTTCGACTCGGTTCTTCAGACGCCCGATGAGTTGCGCGAGGACGGCCCCTTCAACTCGCTGCTCCCGCAAATTGCGAAACCAATCTTCTCCACGGGCTCCTTTGAGCCCAGTGTGACCTTCAGCTGGCTCGTACCGCCAAATATTGCCAACGAGTTTGACGGTATCAGCGCTCTAGTCAACGACGTCGAGCGGTTCCGGTATTATTTTGCCGATGGCCCCGTCGACAACGAGTTTGTGTGGTTGAGGAAGGCCAAGATGGTGCTTCCCGAGTATTTTAGATTTGCGTACATGAAGGACGGTGTGACGCTAGACTATACACAGGCCGGGACCTGGTTCTCGAACGGGTCGTGGGTGATGCCTTCATAG